In Vigna unguiculata cultivar IT97K-499-35 chromosome 3, ASM411807v1, whole genome shotgun sequence, a single genomic region encodes these proteins:
- the LOC114179748 gene encoding protein SUPPRESSOR OF MAX2 1, with protein sequence MRAGLSTIQQTLTPEAASVLNHSIAEAGRRNHGQTTPLHVAATLLASPSGFLRQACIKSHPNSSHPLQCRALELCFSVALERLPTSQNTGSSMEPPISNALMAALKRAQAHQRRGYPEQQQQPLLAVKVELEQLIISILDDPSVSRVMREASFSSPAVKATIEQSLNAVPSTVNSGLGFRPSAVAPSNSATGRNLYLNPRLQQQQQQQGSAAQHRGDDAKRIVDILLRSKKRNPILVGESEPEAAIKEVIKKIENKELGDGAFANAHVIHLEKELPSDKAQIPARLKELGDLIETRTGNSGSGGIFVDLGDLKWLVEQPAGFAVGGGLGNMQQLTLAEAGRAAVAEMGRLVSKFGEGGAGRLWLLGTATCETYLRCQVYHPTMENDWDLQAVPITTRAPLPGIFPRLGTNGILGTSLESLSPLKTLSTTTIAPLRRASENVDPAAVSICCPQCMQNCEREVAEMLKETEKSDTELKSEAAKPSLPQWLQNAKTNNDNGKVMDQAQSNGQEVNAKKRTQEIQKKWHDACLSLHPKFHQLSVSTERLVPTPLPMTGLYNMNLLARQFQPKIPLNKNLGTTLQLSANPVPIHTPERAMSPQQSPVRTDLVLGQTKPADAIPEETHKEGINDFLSCLSSESQDKFDELQSKKLLDADSFKKLLKGLTEKVWWQQDAASAVATTVTQCKLGNGKRRSKGDTWLLFVGPDRIGKKKMAAALSELVSGSNPIIIPLAQRRGDGGDSDAPHLRGKTALDRIAEAIRKNPLSVIVLEDIDEANILLRGSIRRAMEQGRFPDSHGREVSLGNVMLILTANGLPEDLRYLSNGSPLDEEKLENLAKGGWQLRISVGKRASKRRPSWLSDEDRSLKPRKEVNSGLSFDLNEAADAAEEDRGDGSLNSSDFTVEHDENNHDGGGSLSTVPRELLDSVDDAIVFKPLNFDLIRRNFSTSIAKRFSTVVGNGVSIEVQEDALDKITSGVWLGQTTIDEWMDKVLVPSFHQLRKNLNSSTHDHDSSSVVFRLEDDGYSDRRGSQEWLPATVRVVGE encoded by the exons ATGAGAGCCGGACTAAGCACCATCCAGCAAACCCTAACGCCGGAGGCGGCCAGCGTTCTCAATCACTCAATCGCCGAGGCCGGCCGCCGGAACCACGGCCAGACCACGCCGCTCCACGTCGCGGCAACGCTGCTCGCCTCCCCCTCCGGCTTTCTCCGTCAGGCCTGCATAAAATCGCACCCCAATTCCTCTCACCCCCTTCAGTGCAGAGCGCTGGAGCTATGTTTCAGCGTCGCTCTCGAGCGATTGCCTACTTCGCAGAACACCGGTTCCTCCATGGAGCCGCCAATCTCCAATGCCTTGATGGCGGCCCTCAAGCGGGCTCAGGCCCACCAGCGTCGCGGTTACCCGGAGCAGCAGCAGCAGCCTCTCCTCGCCGTCAAAGTGGAGCTCGAACAGTTAATCATATCCATTCTCGACGACCCCAGCGTCAGCAGGGTCATGCGCGAAGCCAGTTTCTCCAGCCCCGCCGTTAAAGCCACCATCGAACAGTCCCTTAACGCCGTCCCCTCCACCGTCAATTCCGGATTGGGATTCCGGCCTAGCGCGGTCGCTCCGTCCAATTCCGCCACCGGCCGGAATTTGTATCTGAACCCGCGTCTGCagcagcaacagcagcagcaggGGAGTGCGGCGCAGCACAGGGGCGATGACGCCAAACGAATTGTGGACATATTGCTGAGGTCCAAGAAGAGGAACCCGATCTTGGTGGGGGAATCGGAGCCCGAGGCTGCGATCAAGGAGGTGATAAAGAAGATTGAGAACAAGGAATTGGGAGATGGGGCTTTCGCGAATGCTCACGTGATTCATTTGGAGAAGGAGCTTCCTTCTGATAAGGCGCAGATACCTGCAAGATTGAAGGAGTTGGGGGATTTGATTGAGACCAGGACTGGGAACTCTGGGTCTGGAGGGATTTTCGTTGACTTGGGTGACTTGAAGTGGCTGGTGGAGCAGCCTGCTGGGTTCGCCGTGGGTGGTGGTTTGGGTAACATGCAGCAACTCACGCTCGCTGAGGCCGGGCGGGCAGCGGTGGCGGAGATGGGGAGGTTGGTCAGCAAGTTCGGTGAAGGTGGCGCTGGTAGACTTTGGTTGTTAGGTACTGCTACTTGCGAGACTTACTTGAGGTGTCAGGTTTATCATCCCACCATGGAAAACGATTGGGATCTTCAGGCAGTGCCAATTACCACCAGAGCCCCTCTCCCGGGGATCTTTCCCAG GCTTGGGACCAATGGTATTCTTGGAACTTCGCTCGAGTCCTTGTCCCCGTTAAAGACCTTGTCAACTACAACGATCGCTCCACTGAGGCGTGCCTCTGAGAACGTAGATCCTGCTGCTGTATCAATTTGTTGCCCGCAATGCATGCAGAACTGCGAGCGTGAAGTGGCAGAAATGTTGAAAGAAACTGAGAAATCAGATACTGAACTCAAATCAGAGGCAGCTAAACCGTCCCTCCCTCAGTGGTTACAGAATGCTAAAACTAATAATGATAACGGCAAAGTAATGGATCAGGCTCAG agtAATGGCCAAGAAGTGAATGCTAAGAAGAGGACTCAAGAAATACAGAAGAAATGGCATGATGCGTGCTTGAGTTTACACCCTAAATTTCATCAGCTAAGTGTGAGCACAGAGAGACTTGTTCCAACTCCTTTGCCAATGACTGGCCTATACAATATGAACTTGCTGGCACgtcaattccaacccaaaatacctttaaataaaaatctagGAACCACTTTGCAATTGAGCGCAAACCCAGTGCCAATCCACACACCAGAGCGTGCAATGAGCCCGCAGCAAAGTCCGGTAAGGACCGACCTGGTCCTTGGGCAAACAAAGCCAGCTGATGCCATTCCAGAAGAAACACACAAAGAAGGCATCAATGATTTCTTGAGCTGCCTCTCTTCTGAGTCACAAGACAAGTTCGATGAATTACAGAGCAAAAAGCTACTTGATGCGGACTCTTTCAAGAAGCTCCTGAAAGGCCTGACAGAAAAGGTCTGGTGGCAGCAGGATGCAGCGTCAGCCGTGGCCACCACAGTGACCCAGTGCAAACTGGGCAATGGAAAACGACGCTCCAAAGGTGACACGTGGTTACTGTTCGTGGGTCCTGATAGAATTGGCAAGAAGAAAATGGCAGCAGCACTTTCTGAGCTGGTATCTGGGTCCAATCCGATAATAATACCTCTGGCACAACGCCGTGGGGATGGAGGGGACTCTGATGCCCCGCATCTCCGTGGTAAAACAGCACTCGATCGAATAGCGGAGGCCATCAGAAAGAACCCACTTTCTGTAATCGTGCTTGAGGACATTGATGAAGCCAATATCCTTCTTCGCGGGAGCATAAGAAGAGCCATGGAACAAGGCCGGTTCCCGGATTCTCACGGCCGTGAAGTCAGTCTCGGGAATGTGATGCTTATCCTCACTGCAAATGGGTTGCCAGAGGACCTCAGGTACCTCTCCAATGGGTCTCCACTGGAcgaagaaaagcttgaaaattTAGCAAAGGGAGGGTGGCAACTACGCATATCAGTGGGTAAGAGAGCATCAAAACGAAGACCCAGCTGGCTATCGGATGAGGACAGGTCCTTGAAGCCCCGGAAGGAGGTGAATTCGGGTCTATCGTTTGACCTTAATGAAGCTGCTGATGCTGCAGAGGAGGACAGGGGAGATGGGTCGCTCAATTCAAGTGATTTCACAGTCGAACATGATGAGAACAATCACGATGGGGGAGGGTCTCTCTCAACAGTACCGCGCGAACTTTTGGATTCTGTGGATGACGCTATTGTCTTCAAGCCCTTGAACTTTGATCTCATTCGCAGGAATTTCTCCACGTCCATCGCGAAAAGGTTCTCCACAGTTGTCGGGAATGGGGTGTCAATTGAAGTGCAGGAAGATGCTCTTGACAAGATCACCAGCGGAGTGTGGTTAGGCCAAACCACTATTGATGAATGGATGGACAAAGTGTTGGTTCCAAGTTTCCACCAACTGAGAAAGAATTTGAATTCAAGTACCCATGACCACGACTCTTCTTCTGTGGTATTTAGGCTTGAAGATGATGGCTACTCCGATCGTCGGGGCTCCCAAGAGTGGCTACCTGCTACTGTGAGAGTGGTGGGCGAATAG